TTAATTAAATTTGGCTGCCGGACCAATCTGATTTATCATATCCCGTAGCTCGAACATTTTAAAAAAAATGACCATACAGGGTATGGAAATCCCTGAATTCAATTAATAAAAAATCAGGACATCATGCAACATTTCATTTCTCAGTTTCTAGTAGCTGTAATTACCGTCTGCCTCTTTGCCCCCTCGTCTGTTTCTTCCAGGGAACCACTTGCTCGCGACTCCCTTGTCTTCAGCGAAAAAGAGGGGATTGTTTCCGTCGAAGCGGAGCACTATTTCAAGCAGACGCAACACGACGTTCGCGCATTTTATTTGACACACTCCAGGCAGACACCCGACCTCACTCCAGATGGTGATTCGCCGCACGTTGCCGGGGCAAGTGGCGGAGCCTATCTGGAAATCTTGCCGGATACGCGCCGAACTCATAGCGACAAATTGATCAAACAAAAAAACTTTTCACCTGAACCCGGTAAAATGGCTGTGCTTCATTACAAAGTGCATTTCAAAACGCCAGGGCGGTATTATGTCTGGGCGCGTGCTTATTCTACAGGCACGGAAGATAACGGCCTGCACGTTGGTATCGACGGAACGTGGCCCGCCAGTGGGCAAAGATTGCAGTGGTGTCAGGGAAAACGATCGTGGTGGTGGGAAAGCAGGCAGCGTACGAAAACAGAACACTGCGGCGAACCCTACAAGGTATTCCTGGACATTCAAAAGGCGGGTACGCATCTGATCCAATTTTCGATGCGAGAAGACGGCTTCGAGTTTGATAAGTGGTTGATGACAACCGACCGAAACTTGAAACGTCCGCAGGGAAAAGGGCCTTCTTCGGTTGTCCATCAAGGAACGTTGCCCAAACCGTTTCCGTATGTGAATGCAAAGCGAAGTCAGCGTGTCACTATTAACAAGGAACCTGGCACCAGTCCCACAAAATCCACCAGTTCCCAACCGCTTCAAATGCCGCGTCAGCCGAACGGCGATGGCAACGCTACGATCAGTGGCGAACTCAGGCAGTGGCACAAGGTCACACTATCTTTGGCTGGGCCTTATGCTCACGAAAAAGACAACGCGCCGAATCCATTTACCGATTATCGAATGACTGTTTTGTTGACGCACTCCAGCGGAACCAGCTACACAATTCCCGGTTATTTCGCTGCAGATGGCAACGCAGGCGAGAGTTCCGCAGAAGCAGGAACGGTTTGGAGAGCCCATTTCGCTCCGGATCAAACAGGTTTGTGGAAATATCAGATTTCATTCTCGTCTGGCAAGAACGCAGCGCTGGACGCGAAGGTCGCTACGAAAAATCTCGCACCCTATGACGGTGTGTCCGGGCAATTTGAAGTGGCAGCCAGCGACAAGGAGGGGAAAGACTTTCGAGCGCATGGACGGCTGCAGTATGTTGGCAAGCACTACCTGCAACACGCCGGCTCGAAACAGTACTTTTTGAAAGTTGGCGCAGATGCACCCGAAACATTGCTCGCTTACAAAGACTTCGATAATACAATCGCCGGTAAACCAAAAGGAGTCCCGTTGAAAACGTGGGGGCCGCATGTGAAGGATTGGAAGGATGGCGATCCGACCTGGAAAAATGACAAGGGCAAGGGGCTGATTGGTGCGATCAATTACTTGTCTGGTAAGGGTTGCAATGCATTTTCGTTTCTGACGTACAACGCAGGCGGCGATGGCGACAATGTCTGGCCCTTTATCCATCGCGACGACAAGCTGCATTACGACTGTTCGAAACTTGACCAATGGGGTATGGTATTTGACCACGGAACCAACCTGGGCATGTATCTCCATTTCAAGATGCAGGAAACCGAAAACGATGACCATCAAACGAAAGGGAACAAGCGAGTACCCGAAAGTCTGGACGGTGGCAATCTCGGCGTGCAGCGAAAACTTTATTGTCGCGAGTTGATCGCCCGTTTTGGTCACAACCTGGCGTTGAATTGGAACCTTGGTGAGGAAAACACTCAAACGACAGCACAACAGCAGGCGATGATTGATTACATCGCCGACCTGGACGCTTACAATCACAATATTGTCGTTCACACTTTTCCAGGGCAACAAGATCAGGTCTATCGGTCACTCATTGGAAAAAAGTCGAAGCTGACGGGTGTGTCACTGCAAAACAGCGAATTGGAAACCACACATGCTCAAACAGTGAAATGGGTTCGCGAGTCAGCCAAAGCCGGCAAGCCGTGGGTCGTCGCCTTTGATGAATCGGGGAGTGCCGCTCACGCTCAATGCCCCGACCTCGGCTACAACGGATTCGATGGACGCGACCGCGAAGGCAAGATGATTTATACGCAGCACAAAGTCCGCAAACAAACCTTGTGGGCCGTACTGATGGCGGGGGGAGCAGGCAACGAATACTACTTCGGCTATAAATTTGACCAGAACGATCTCAAGTGCGAAGACTGGCGCAGTCGCGATCAAAGCTGGGACTACTGCCGCATCGCGATCAACTTCTTTCACGAGCATCACATCCCATTCTGGACGATGACAAACGCCGATGAACTGGTTGGAAATCCAAATCATAGCGTATCGCGATTCTGCTTCGCCTCGCAGGGAAACCTCTACCTGGTTTACCTTCCACAAGGCGGAACCACGAAACTGGATCTGTCTGATGCGAAGGGCGATTTTAACGTCAAGTGGTTTAATCCTCGTGCTGGCGGCGACTTAACAACAGGTTCAGTGAAATCAATTACTGGTGGAGGGAAAGTCAACCTGGGATCACCTCCTGTGGATCCAAAAGAGGACTGGCTAATCGTAGTTCGCAAAAACAGTAAATGATGTGGTTTAAAAAGAGAAAAAAGAGTGTCATAGGCGAGAATCAATTTCGCAAGTAAAATTGTTGTTTCTGATCGTCGAATAAAAAAACTGACACCTTCAACCGTCAAGGTGAGTGCGAATGTAATTCGACAAAGAATTGAAATTCTTCTGCGAAACCGTCCTGGCCGAAGAAACCCCCGAAGAAAAACCAGAGCCCAACGTGCTCATGCCACAACCGATTGGTTAGTCGATTTGACTTTTTTAAAACGGCGTGATCAGTATTACGGCTAAAGGTACACACGGGAAATGCGAGATCGCCAGTGATGAATAATGGATCTGATATTTGGTTCCTGACACCTTTTCCTTCCCAAATCGAGCGCTTTATGGAAACCATCGTCAAACTGGCCAACGGCCGCGAATTCGAACAACAGAAACAGATCGTGACCACGATTCGCGTGTTTCCACATCAGGAATCACGACCACTGGGACCGGCTGCGAATTGAGTTTTTCTGAACCACGAAAAACTCGAACAGCACGAAAATGATCTGATTGAATCGCTCTAAATGGAATTCGGAATAGTTCCATGGTGTAACTAAGCATGGCAGAAATGCTTGGGTTTCTTTTTTTGCTTATCTCTTCTAGCTTTGAGAATAGCAAGAAAGAACAATAAGATAATCTTCGTGCGAATACAAAGTAAGTGTGGTATTATATATGGAACTTCAGAAGTCAGCATTATCTAGCGTGTAAGACAATAAAGGCCTCAATTATTATGATGTCGATAGTAAAGAAAGGGAAATATGTTATTGACGCTTACTTAGGGGCTAGACTTAGTTCCGTACTACGTTGGGTGTTTAAATTATTAATATTATTTTTTCCAATTGTAATCATAATCTTCATGACTCTGGTCACCCTTGCGAAAATCCATCTCTTAGGACAGACGCATGAGGAATTTCAACGTTTTAATCTTTCTAATGAGAGATCCATTGTTATCTATTGTGAGCATGAATGGATTTATGAACCGCCAGGATATGTTTATTATGACGTCGTTGAAAATGGAAAAACTCTTGTATCAAAACGTGTCTTTCAGGGGGTTGGGCCACAACATGCCCCGTTTGAAAAATTTAAAATGGTGTCAGCAGACGATGGGGATCTTGTTGCTATTATCTTTGTTTCTAATGTCGTGATAATGCACGACTTTCGTACAAATCGCAGTTGGCCTGGTAACTACGAGCGGAGAGATAATTCGGAAGACTATTTATTAGCCAAAGATTTCATCATGGAGTTTAAAGCAAAAGGAAAGATACTTCATTGTGATGCTATTATAAGATATCCTAAAAAACGCCTTCATTCGACCGATCGATAGTGGTTTGTCAGACATGAGTGGGTTGTATATGAGGGTTTAGAGGGATATCAGTTGAAAGCCCGAATGTCAGATCAAAAAGGACAGAATTATTCTCTATTTGATCTTTATTTCTCTGTGGAATATTTGGGACAAAGAAACGATAAGCAATGGAAGGCACTCAATGCTCAGTGGAAAGCCGGTTGGTTAGATGTCGACACATTTGCAGTTTCGAACGATAAGTTCGGAACTCGTGTTTGGCAATATAGAGAGGATAATTCCTTTGCCGAACTACCACAGCCGATTGATTCCCAACTTGAAGAGCGGGTTATGTCTCTACAAAGTTCACCATGGCGGAGACCTCCTGCCTTAGATATCATCAGAAAAGTAAAAGAAATGGGGTTGAAGAAATGTAAAGACGGAAATTGAGGGCCTTTTCTGATTCGTCGTTGGGTTGTTACGGATTGACTTTTTCAACGGTATTGCTGCGAATTGAACTTTTTTGAACCACGAAATTCACGAACAGCGCGAAAGACAGTGACGCTGCCGAGAGCCTCATATCGCCCAACGAGTAACGCATCATGTAGCGACTGTCTTGAAAATCAAGCTGTAATTATATTTTGTCGGCGAAACTTTTGTGTTTTGTTTTTAAGTTTGGAGACGCTGGATAGCTGCGGTCGAAGACATGGGTTCGACCCTACGTGTTCCCAAGTATCATTCTGGATTGTCAAGTCTGTTGCCAGTCGCACCCATTGAACTGTCTACCCGCAGGATTTCGTGAGTTTCGTGTATTTCGTGGTAGTATGATTCTTTTTATTAAGACGAGAGTCAATCAAAAAGGATCGATTCAACAGTGGTTGACACAGCGTTTTGATGCTCTTTTTGCACTTCCAGATTTTCAGTTAGGGCCGCACGTCTCTATTGTTTATGATTCCCGGTTGATTGTGCTCGGCAGATTCTTTTGTCAGTTTCTGGTAGGTGGTTTCTTCTGCTTCGTCAGACAGGTTTTTGATGTCGTTCGAGATCAAAAACCTGCGAAATGCTGTCTTTCTGAGTTTGCCGTTCTGTGCTGTTTTCTTGTGATTTGAAAGGTGAAGCTAATTATGTTCGTCTATTCTTTGATTGAACGTGTGCTTGCTTTGTTGTGCCAGTCTTATCATGTGGATCGGCTCACTGCGGTCGAGAGAAACTTATGCGCCTTAATGTCTCAGAAGTGGTACAAAATTGTGATTTGTTTTCCCTTGCGGCTTCGGAAAGCGTGCTCAAAAGGAGTGACTCGATACGAGACATGGGGAACTGGTTCCCGCTCATCAGGTGAAAATCTGGAAAAAACAGCTCGTATTCAGGTGAAGAAACTGAAGTTATACGTGATCTTTCGTCATCAGAAAAAAACGCCTCGCGCGCGAGCCAAACCACGGAGTTTCGGGAAGGGCGGGGCTGTGTCAAGCTTAGAAAGATCACTAAACAAAGAGAGCCAAAGTGAGCTACATAAAGTCACGAGCCTGTCAAGTGCGTCTGTTTTTCTGCGGATTATTGTGGAAAGCGTTAAGCGGCAGAACGAGTTTCTGACAGTGTCTTTTTATGAGTGTTCGCGGCATGCTGCTGACATTGCTGAATCACATCGGCCACGAACTGTCTGGCGGTCAGGTGTTCTTTCAGGTAGCTGGAGACTTTTGTAAGTCGTGAAGAGAAGTAATAAGGGCGCAGATGATAACGGAGCGGAGTGGCTTCGTTGATGACGCGCATGGTTTGTTGGTAGTTGGTGGGATCGATGATCGGTTCTGATTTTTCGCTGCATGAGAAGAGCATCTGCAGGTTGGGATCTTCTTTACTGCCGAACTGTTGTTCCAGTTTGAACCCACAACTCTCTGCCAACATTTTGAGGCTGGAAGGAGTGAAGTTATGAATGTGAGCATAGTGAAACATTTTGCTGCGACGGGCGAAGGGGGCTGCGATGTTCGGACACTCGACATAAAATTGCCCCGTGTCGGAGAGCATACTGCGAATGTATTCCAGGGCCCTTCGGGGTGAATTAAAATGCTCAATGACATGCACCAGAAGTACCAGTTCGCGACTGTGATCGCGCGGTTGCTCAAACAGATCGCCACGGACGACATCGGTGAGCAACTTCTGCTGAGAATAGTTTTGAAAGCCTTCACCCGGCTCGATTCCACTGGCACGATGGCCATTCAATTCGAAGACTTTAACAGTACAACCAATGCCGGCACCAACCTCAAAGACTTCAGCGTTTGAATTAATATGTGGTTGCAATTGATTGAAAATTCGTTCGCCATTTTTCCAGGCCCGCATCACGCGGCGCTCTGAAGGGGTTAATTCGCCATGATAACTCTGTCGGTATTCTGTGGCATAATAGCGTGCGAGTTCTTCGTCGGTCGGAATTTGTCCATGTGCAACAAGTCCGCATGTTTTACAAATAACCGACTCCAAAGGATTCCCGTGACGATCTCGATTTCCGATTTTTTCAAACTTGGTACCTGAGCAAAGATCGCACTGCTTATGTTCCATTTGTTTCACCACTTTTTAATACCTGACTTTGAGGAAGTTTTGCCACTTTTTTGTCTGAAAAACAAGTTAGCCGTAGTTGAACGGAACTAAACGGCGTGAACCCTAATCTCAGAGGGAAATCAGGTCAAGATGAATCACTAGAAGGCGTTTTCTGAACAGAGCTTAGCGATTAATGAGACGTATCATTCAGGGACTATGATTCTTCATCTTTGAGATTTGAAGGCCCTGACTAAAATAGACTCAACAAGGACTTGGTGCATTGTGTTTCTCAAGCAAGGCATGTACTCTAGTGACGGTTTTCCTGCCTAGAAAGCCAGTCTGAATTTAACCTCAAATAAGCCTTCAAGCTAAAAGTATACAAAGAGTTAGGAGATTCCATGTCAACGGGCAGTATCAAAAGGCTCCTCGTCGCCAATCGTAGTGAAATCGCGATCCGTATTTTTCGAAGTACCCATGAATTGGGAATTCGAACTGTTGGCATCTATACTCACGAAGATCGCTATGCTCTGCACCGCACGAAAGCAGATGAAGCTTATCAGATCGGGAAGCCTGGTCATCCAGTGAAATCGTATCTGGATATTGATGCGATTATTACTTTGGCGAAACAGAAAAAGATTGATGCAATCCATCCCGGTTATGGATTCTTATCGGAAAATGCCGAGTTCGCTCAAGCATGTGCTGATGCCGGAATTATTTTTGTCGGTCCCCGTGTCGAAACTTTACAACAACTGGGCGATAAAATTTCTGCCCGTAAGATTGCTGACAAAGCAGGTGTTCCCGTTCTGGGGGGAAGTGGCGAAGCAATTACCGATGCCGCCTCAGGTCGAAAGA
The Gimesia aquarii DNA segment above includes these coding regions:
- a CDS encoding DUF5060 domain-containing protein: MQHFISQFLVAVITVCLFAPSSVSSREPLARDSLVFSEKEGIVSVEAEHYFKQTQHDVRAFYLTHSRQTPDLTPDGDSPHVAGASGGAYLEILPDTRRTHSDKLIKQKNFSPEPGKMAVLHYKVHFKTPGRYYVWARAYSTGTEDNGLHVGIDGTWPASGQRLQWCQGKRSWWWESRQRTKTEHCGEPYKVFLDIQKAGTHLIQFSMREDGFEFDKWLMTTDRNLKRPQGKGPSSVVHQGTLPKPFPYVNAKRSQRVTINKEPGTSPTKSTSSQPLQMPRQPNGDGNATISGELRQWHKVTLSLAGPYAHEKDNAPNPFTDYRMTVLLTHSSGTSYTIPGYFAADGNAGESSAEAGTVWRAHFAPDQTGLWKYQISFSSGKNAALDAKVATKNLAPYDGVSGQFEVAASDKEGKDFRAHGRLQYVGKHYLQHAGSKQYFLKVGADAPETLLAYKDFDNTIAGKPKGVPLKTWGPHVKDWKDGDPTWKNDKGKGLIGAINYLSGKGCNAFSFLTYNAGGDGDNVWPFIHRDDKLHYDCSKLDQWGMVFDHGTNLGMYLHFKMQETENDDHQTKGNKRVPESLDGGNLGVQRKLYCRELIARFGHNLALNWNLGEENTQTTAQQQAMIDYIADLDAYNHNIVVHTFPGQQDQVYRSLIGKKSKLTGVSLQNSELETTHAQTVKWVRESAKAGKPWVVAFDESGSAAHAQCPDLGYNGFDGRDREGKMIYTQHKVRKQTLWAVLMAGGAGNEYYFGYKFDQNDLKCEDWRSRDQSWDYCRIAINFFHEHHIPFWTMTNADELVGNPNHSVSRFCFASQGNLYLVYLPQGGTTKLDLSDAKGDFNVKWFNPRAGGDLTTGSVKSITGGGKVNLGSPPVDPKEDWLIVVRKNSK
- a CDS encoding class I SAM-dependent methyltransferase, producing MEHKQCDLCSGTKFEKIGNRDRHGNPLESVICKTCGLVAHGQIPTDEELARYYATEYRQSYHGELTPSERRVMRAWKNGERIFNQLQPHINSNAEVFEVGAGIGCTVKVFELNGHRASGIEPGEGFQNYSQQKLLTDVVRGDLFEQPRDHSRELVLLVHVIEHFNSPRRALEYIRSMLSDTGQFYVECPNIAAPFARRSKMFHYAHIHNFTPSSLKMLAESCGFKLEQQFGSKEDPNLQMLFSCSEKSEPIIDPTNYQQTMRVINEATPLRYHLRPYYFSSRLTKVSSYLKEHLTARQFVADVIQQCQQHAANTHKKTLSETRSAA